Part of the Maridesulfovibrio sp. genome, TTTCAGTTTTTACTTTGAATTTGTATGCTAATTCCTGCAGGGATGAATTCTTTATATTGTCGGTAGGATCCAGCAAGAAAAATTCGCCTGCATTAAAGGAAAATAAGTGGAAATCAGAATGGTTAAGATTTTTACAGCCTTCTTTTGTGATTACTGTGCGGATTCGTTTTTCCAATTGTTCAGCCCATTCAGGGCCATACATGGCTGTGAGGGTTGGAAAGTCCTGAATTGCAAAGTATAATATATTAAGCCAGCCTACATTTTGTATAAGGCTTCCGATGCCGGGGCCTTCAAGAAGATTAATCTCTTCTTTGTGGCTTTCGGTAAAGTCTGCAGCCTTTTTCTTTAGTAATTGTAACATATGTTTCCCCGGAAGATAGTCTGTGTTCAGCTTGTCAGTTGTGTGAAATGCCGTTTTAATACGGTGTGAGAAAAATACGCTCAATTCATGGTCGGTTGTTACTGTGCTGTTACAATGTGTTTAAGAATTGTTTCGAAGTGGAACTGGAACTCACTGGATGGCGCTTTTAATGGTGTCACATATAATTAACTGGAATAGTGGTGCTAATTGAGGTATTTGGAATATATGGTCTTAGAATGGAATAATTTTGGAGTATAAATGCGGCTGCTGCTTGTTTCGACAGATTTGCGCCATATGGGTGGTGTGGCTGAAACCGTCAAGCTTCTGTTACAGGAGCTTCACGGGCGAGTTAATGTGACAGCTGTTCCGTACGGGCGCAGACCGGGGCAAAGAGGAGTCATGCGCTATTTCAGAACGCTGGCTGATCTTTTCCTGTTTTTTCGGTTACTTTGCCTTAACCGTTTTGATGTTATTCACATGAACCCGTCAATGAATCTTGTTTCTATCCTTAAGGAATCAGCACTAATAATCTTATTTTTTCTGTTCGGTTATTCCGGTAGAATTCTTATTTTCAGTCATGGTTGGGATGATGTGTTTTTTAAACGAATTTCGAGCGGGCCGTTTACGTCACGTATTTTCCGAATAATTTTAAACAGGGCCGGCAAGGTTGTTGTTCTGGCTGAAGAATTCAAGGAAAAATTGGGGCAGGCCGGGGTTGATCTTAATCGGGTTGAGGTTGTCAGTACGATGATTGATACTCGCAGTGTTCCACGCTCTGACGCCTGCAGTAAGGACGGAAAATCGCTGTTGTTTCTTTCCCGCATGATCAGGGGAAAGGGTGCCTATGAATTGATTGAAGCTTTTGCCCTTTTGAATAAAAAGTATGATGGCCTGAAGTTGCTAATGGCCGGAGATGGGCCTGAGCGGAAAGGGTTGATGGAAAGAGCCGCTGCTCTTAAGCTCGTAAACGTCTCATTCCCGGGATATATTCAGGGTGTTGAGAAGAGCAGGGCACTGGAGGATTCTTGTATCTTCTTGTTGCCGTCCAGATCAGAAGGATGTCCTGTGTCATTGCTTGAGGCAATGGCTTCAGGTCTTGTGCCGGTTGTAACTTCAGCCGGGGGCATAAAAGATGTGGTCAGGCCGGGACAGACTGCGGTGCTGCTGGAAGAGATCAGTGCCGAGGCAATTGCCGGGGCTGTTGCGAGAGTAATTGATGATCCCGGTTTAAGGGTTATGTTATCTGAAAATGCCCGCGAATATGCAGCTGAAAACTTCAGTTCCCACAAGGTAACAGATCGTTTTCTAGGTTTTTATGAAGAGTTGAATCCTCAGACGCAAAATGGTGGTCTTGCATGACGTCATTATTGATCTTGTTCTTCTTTTTCCGTCCGATCATGTTCGTGGAAATCGGATGGTTGGTTTTCAGTCTGAATGTGACCGAAGTATTCGCTATTTTTGCATCTGGTATTTTGATTGTTGCTTTTATTATGCGTGCAATCGTAACTAAGAAAATTAATATTTCGATTGTTGATTTTTTTCTTTTTTCTTTTGTGTTCTGGGTGTGGTTTGTTTATTTACTATATCTTGATCATTCCAATGTTAAAGATGCAGCAAAATTCGTA contains:
- a CDS encoding glycosyltransferase family 4 protein, with product MRLLLVSTDLRHMGGVAETVKLLLQELHGRVNVTAVPYGRRPGQRGVMRYFRTLADLFLFFRLLCLNRFDVIHMNPSMNLVSILKESALIILFFLFGYSGRILIFSHGWDDVFFKRISSGPFTSRIFRIILNRAGKVVVLAEEFKEKLGQAGVDLNRVEVVSTMIDTRSVPRSDACSKDGKSLLFLSRMIRGKGAYELIEAFALLNKKYDGLKLLMAGDGPERKGLMERAAALKLVNVSFPGYIQGVEKSRALEDSCIFLLPSRSEGCPVSLLEAMASGLVPVVTSAGGIKDVVRPGQTAVLLEEISAEAIAGAVARVIDDPGLRVMLSENAREYAAENFSSHKVTDRFLGFYEELNPQTQNGGLA